A window from Bosea sp. ANAM02 encodes these proteins:
- a CDS encoding pitrilysin family protein, with amino-acid sequence MNAPIPTPKLNTAGPAIAVQTVRSPGGVEAWLVEEHSLPLIAVDFAFDGGTSLDPDNAAGSAYLISGLLDEGAGDLDAEAFQGRMADHAISLGFEARRDDFHGYLQTLSTHRDTAFDLLGLALNKPRFDADAVARVRAQVIAGLQRQAKNPDVMCRNALYAAAFPGHPYGRPEKGDIDSVSRLEAPALKALRPTLMDRAGLKIVVVGDITAAELAGRLDALFGDLPKGEPRQRPAEALPIQGLGQTHIIDLDVPQTVLRFVCPGLMWDDPDFITASVLNHILGGSAFTSRLFMEVREKRGLAYGVSSSLMPLRESAMLVGGTATRNDRAAESMKVIREEMLKLAEEGPTEHEVEEAKRYIIGSYPLRFDTSPKIAGELLALALRGDTPDFLARRNSLFAAVTLADVKRVAKRLFGNPELLVQAVGKPVALV; translated from the coding sequence GCGGCGTCGAGGCCTGGCTGGTCGAGGAACACAGCCTGCCGCTGATCGCGGTCGATTTCGCCTTCGACGGCGGCACCAGCCTTGACCCCGACAATGCCGCCGGCAGCGCCTATCTGATCTCCGGTCTGCTCGACGAGGGCGCCGGCGATCTCGACGCCGAGGCCTTCCAGGGCCGCATGGCCGACCACGCCATCAGCCTAGGCTTCGAAGCCCGCCGCGACGATTTTCACGGCTATCTCCAGACGCTCTCGACCCATCGCGACACCGCCTTCGATCTGCTCGGGCTGGCGCTCAACAAGCCGCGCTTCGATGCCGACGCCGTCGCCCGCGTCCGCGCCCAGGTCATCGCCGGCTTGCAGCGCCAGGCGAAGAATCCCGACGTGATGTGCCGCAACGCGCTCTATGCCGCGGCCTTTCCGGGCCATCCTTACGGCCGGCCCGAGAAGGGCGATATCGACAGCGTCTCCAGGTTGGAAGCGCCGGCGCTGAAGGCTCTGCGGCCCACGCTGATGGACCGCGCCGGCCTCAAGATCGTCGTCGTCGGGGACATCACCGCCGCCGAACTCGCCGGCCGGCTCGATGCGCTGTTCGGCGACCTGCCGAAGGGCGAGCCGCGGCAGCGCCCGGCTGAAGCCCTGCCGATCCAGGGCCTTGGCCAGACCCACATCATCGATCTCGACGTGCCGCAGACCGTTCTGCGCTTCGTCTGTCCGGGCCTGATGTGGGACGATCCCGATTTCATCACCGCGAGCGTGCTGAATCATATCCTCGGCGGCTCCGCCTTCACCTCGCGCCTCTTCATGGAGGTGCGCGAGAAGCGCGGGCTCGCCTATGGCGTCTCCTCCAGCCTGATGCCCTTGCGCGAGAGCGCCATGCTGGTCGGCGGCACCGCGACCCGCAATGATCGCGCCGCGGAATCGATGAAGGTGATCCGCGAGGAGATGCTCAAGCTCGCCGAGGAAGGCCCGACCGAGCATGAGGTCGAGGAAGCCAAGCGCTACATCATCGGCTCCTACCCGCTGCGCTTCGACACCTCGCCCAAGATCGCCGGCGAGTTGCTGGCGCTGGCGCTTCGCGGCGACACGCCGGATTTCCTAGCCCGCCGCAATAGCCTCTTCGCGGCGGTGACGCTGGCCGACGTCAAGCGCGTCGCCAAGCGCTTGTTCGGCAACCCCGAACTGCTCGTCCAGGCGGTTGGCAAGCCGGTCGCGCTGGTCTGA